GAAACTCATTCTTCATTTAACATCGAGAGCAAAGTTCAGGCAACTGTCACTGATAATGGTAACAATTTCGTCAAAGCCTTTAAAGAGTTTTCTTCTGATGACGAGCAAGAAGTGGAGCAAAGTCAGTTTGAGGATTTGGGCAGTATTCTTTGTGACGGAGATATAGGTGGAGACTTCTTTCTGAGTTATTTCTTACCACCACACCAGCGGTGTGCAGGTCAAACATTGACCACGATTGCATCGAAGGATCTAGCGGAGGCCGTCTCAAAGGGACCGGCTGGCAAAGTGCGCAGTAGCGCAGCTGGAAAGTGTGCAAAGATATGGCACAAGGCCCAGTCCTCCATGGAAACCACAGTTGCAATGGAATCCATTGCAAACATGAAATTCACACTTCCTTCCCTGAATCAGTGGAGCTCGGAATACTACGCCATTAACAAGCTGATGACACTTAATGATTCACAACTCAATGAATTGACCGAACTTTTGGGTGTCCCTCATTTTACACCTGATGAAACATCGTATCTCACAGAATATACAGATGTCTTCAAACCAGTGGCTTTTGCTCTTGATCTTCTGCAGGGTGAAGAAAAGTGTTTTCTCGGCATTGTGATACCAACATTGTTGACCCTTAAAAGGAAGCTCGAGGAGAAGGCAGCAAACACTCACCTCTTCTCCAAGGCCATTGAAGAAACCGTAAAGGCAATTGACACTCGCTTCAAGCAGGTGTTTGAGAGTTCTGATGCCAGGTTGGCGACAGTCACCACCCCACAGTTCAGATTGTGGTGGTTACCAGAAGAGGAGAGAGAAGTGCTACGGGCACAGTTAATTACTGAAGTTCTACAGGTAGACCAAGGGACTGAAGAACCAGAGACTAATGGAGGCGCCGTTCATGAGGATGAATTCTTCTCGTATGGACCTGGAAGTCCTGGCTACAAATGTGGAAAGAGAGAGGCAGCAGAAGAGGTGTGGCTGTATCTGCAGGGCACAAACAAAGATCTAAAATGCCTCAATGAATTTCCAGGGGTGAAAAAAGTGTTTATCAAGTTCAATACAACTTTGCCATCAAGTGCCCCTGTACAACAACTTTTCAGCAGTGGGGGCAATAATGTCAACCCAAAAGGAAATCCTCTTACAGATGAACAGTTTGAGCATGTACTACTTCTACGCTACAACAGCAAAATCATCTCTGCTTTGGAATAAATCATGAGGTAACATTGCTGAGGTTTGTTGTAAAATAGCTTCTTTTTACATGATTTTTTGTACAGTATAGGTTATACGCTCtgtcctttttaatttttttcccatcAATATATTAGGTTCACACACAAGCATTTgccaccaaaaaacaaaacaaaattttgaaaatgtttatttcttaGTAAACGTGTAAACAAAGTTTGGACTAGTCTAGAACTGTTTATAGAATGTGTTAGTCATTGCATAATGTAGATGCATACAAATATTTGTGTCATGTTTAGAGCTGTATTATTATGCATATAAATGCGCAACTAATCACACAAAAGGTGCCAGATTACTTGGCACTAGTACACACAACGCTTGGTGGAAGGAATGTTTAATCTGATTATCATTactaataaaattattttctgaATTTTGGTCTCTATGGTTTCTGCAATTTTGTAAGGGCAGCATGACACACAGAGATTTTAACATAATCAGGTGGGATTCAGGCAATTCATTTGTTGCTACTCATTTTCATtcgtcacagcagaaatcgagacatcagaccaggcaacatttttacaatcgtctattgtctagtctgtgcgaattgtagcctcagcttcctatatgtagctgacaggagtggcacctggtgtggtcttctgctgctgtagcccatccgcctcaaggttcgacgtgttgtggcatcaacaaggcatttgcatccacagaactgccgctcactggatattttctctttttcagaccattctctgtaaaccctagagctggttgtgcgtgaaaatcccagtagatcagcagtttctgaaatactcagaaccacgtcatgttcaaagtcacttaaatcacctttactTCCAAATCTGATGCTCTTTTTGAaccgcagcagatcgtcttgaccatgtctacatgcattgagttgctgtcatgtgattagctgattagaaatttgcgttaatgagctgttggacaggtgtacctaataaagtggccagtgaatgtattaGTTGTATATTGCTTTAATAAGATTGTTTATatgataaatgttattatttgatttattgtttacaaaaaaacCTTTAAGACGGTACAATCTAGCAATATTTCTCTGTAGAAACCATGtacaggctgttttttttttccagtcagctgaaaaaaaaaaaaatccttcacaTTGCTTAACCGTGATATGATCTCTCTTTTTCTTCCCCACGGGTGAGCTCATAACACAACTCTTTGGAATGTAATACTGATACATCAGTCGCTGCCTTGCTAAATGAAGACAGTGCAGACGGTGTACCGTGTAATGGAGGATGATCAGATATTTctgttacttcattcattcagatAGCGCGTTTGCCCAGCTACAGAGAGGAACTGGTTGCCAGGCAACAGACAAGTGACCAATCCTTAGTGGTGACATCATCAGCATGGTTTAGCCTGGTTAGCCAACCGTGTGGAGAATTCGGGGCCAAAAATTGTTTTTCATCAAGCTGTGCCAAGCCAAGCTCAATGGGGAATTATAACTGTAACCGTTCCTTATCGTACATAGATTCACAGCGCTGCATATTTTTGATGTgctgcatatttacatttacatttagtcatttagcagacgcttttatccaaaccGAATTTAACACACGTGATAAAGATCATTGGCTCAGCAGTGAGCTCTAAAGAATTGAACTCAGATAAGAGACCTACTGTTATATAGGATGTAGTCTATGATTTGATATTATTCGTAGTGATGAATTTGTTTCTGATGTTATATGCTTGGTAACAAAATGCAGTGTGATCTGACATTATATTGTCAGAAAACATTAGAAAAGACTTTTTATGAATTAAATAGCTGTACTCTAACAGTTAGGGAAATAACAAATTGTTGCCAAATGTATAACTAGATAGAAAATTGTTAATGACTGCAATCCCATGCCTAAAtccaaacattaaatatttttcaattgtCCAGGAAATGTATACACGATATGTATGAATTTTATCTCTGAATGAGCAAAAAGTAATATGCAGTTAggtatttgtgtgtatttaatgTCGGATAGACATGTTTAtacataaccattttttttaaatattcaaaaaatctaattttatagCTGAAATGTTACCAGTGAATCCAATTTGCCATGTTTCCTCAACATAACATTATTCATCAAAAGCTAGTAGAATTATAAATATTCTAAA
Above is a window of Danio aesculapii chromosome 6, fDanAes4.1, whole genome shotgun sequence DNA encoding:
- the zgc:161969 gene encoding zinc finger BED domain-containing protein 4 isoform X2, with translation MKCHSPHLMRKHQHIEMSEPEPLFLPPKRLKSAVWEYFGYYKDPGGTIIADGRPVCRMCRKKVSARSGNTSNMQHHLRDHHPMEFAKLNRKHAVPCRKRLREAAGIDGSSSYAPNILENQTEESSEAKDDKNDSTIYYQTSQSRLNALVFNFIVEDVQPISILEQPGFRKLIEALSRGKRVMSPNAFVTRLEMAYDKMKTELKAKLNKVQTLCTTADIWSVQDRSYFGMTCHWLEDNLERRSAALACTRIPSSYTCETIIAKIQETHSSFNIESKVQATVTDNGNNFVKAFKEFSSDDEQEVEQSQFEDLGSILCDGDIGGDFFLSYFLPPHQRCAGQTLTTIASKDLAEAVSKGPAGKVRSSAAGKCAKIWHKAQSSMETTVAMESIANMKFTLPSLNQWSSEYYAINKLMTLNDSQLNELTELLGVPHFTPDETSYLTEYTDVFKPVAFALDLLQGEEKCFLGIVIPTLLTLKRKLEEKAANTHLFSKAIEETVKAIDTRFKQVFESSDARLATVTTPQFRLWWLPEEEREVLRAQLITEVLQVDQGTEEPETNGGAVHEDEFFSYGPGSPGYKCGKREAAEEVWLYLQGTNKDLKCLNEFPGVKKVFIKFNTTLPSSAPVQQLFSSGGNNVNPKGNPLTDEQFEHVLLLRYNSKIISALE
- the zgc:161969 gene encoding zinc finger BED domain-containing protein 4 isoform X3, yielding MERSRTAFDHWMHKHYFTYRDTRGRNITVQCNLCLPKINILSTARDSTSNLKKHLERKHAVPCRKRLREAAGIDGSSSYAPNILENQTEESSEAKDDKNDSTIYYQTSQSRLNALVFNFIVEDVQPISILEQPGFRKLIEALSRGKRVMSPNAFVTRLEMAYDKMKTELKAKLNKVQTLCTTADIWSVQDRSYFGMTCHWLEDNLERRSAALACTRIPSSYTCETIIAKIQETHSSFNIESKVQATVTDNGNNFVKAFKEFSSDDEQEVEQSQFEDLGSILCDGDIGGDFFLSYFLPPHQRCAGQTLTTIASKDLAEAVSKGPAGKVRSSAAGKCAKIWHKAQSSMETTVAMESIANMKFTLPSLNQWSSEYYAINKLMTLNDSQLNELTELLGVPHFTPDETSYLTEYTDVFKPVAFALDLLQGEEKCFLGIVIPTLLTLKRKLEEKAANTHLFSKAIEETVKAIDTRFKQVFESSDARLATVTTPQFRLWWLPEEEREVLRAQLITEVLQVDQGTEEPETNGGAVHEDEFFSYGPGSPGYKCGKREAAEEVWLYLQGTNKDLKCLNEFPGVKKVFIKFNTTLPSSAPVQQLFSSGGNNVNPKGNPLTDEQFEHVLLLRYNSKIISALE
- the zgc:161969 gene encoding zinc finger BED domain-containing protein 4 isoform X1, coding for MERSRTAFDHWMHKHYFTYRDTRGRNITVQCNLCLPKINILSTARDSTSNLKKHLECHSPHLMRKHQHIEMSEPEPLFLPPKRLKSAVWEYFGYYKDPGGTIIADGRPVCRMCRKKVSARSGNTSNMQHHLRDHHPMEFAKLNRKHAVPCRKRLREAAGIDGSSSYAPNILENQTEESSEAKDDKNDSTIYYQTSQSRLNALVFNFIVEDVQPISILEQPGFRKLIEALSRGKRVMSPNAFVTRLEMAYDKMKTELKAKLNKVQTLCTTADIWSVQDRSYFGMTCHWLEDNLERRSAALACTRIPSSYTCETIIAKIQETHSSFNIESKVQATVTDNGNNFVKAFKEFSSDDEQEVEQSQFEDLGSILCDGDIGGDFFLSYFLPPHQRCAGQTLTTIASKDLAEAVSKGPAGKVRSSAAGKCAKIWHKAQSSMETTVAMESIANMKFTLPSLNQWSSEYYAINKLMTLNDSQLNELTELLGVPHFTPDETSYLTEYTDVFKPVAFALDLLQGEEKCFLGIVIPTLLTLKRKLEEKAANTHLFSKAIEETVKAIDTRFKQVFESSDARLATVTTPQFRLWWLPEEEREVLRAQLITEVLQVDQGTEEPETNGGAVHEDEFFSYGPGSPGYKCGKREAAEEVWLYLQGTNKDLKCLNEFPGVKKVFIKFNTTLPSSAPVQQLFSSGGNNVNPKGNPLTDEQFEHVLLLRYNSKIISALE